From a region of the uncultured Desulfatiglans sp. genome:
- the hslU gene encoding molecular chaperone and ATPase component of HslUV protease (Evidence 2a : Function from experimental evidences in other organisms; PubMedId : 10368140, 10693812, 20370831, 8244018, 9003766, 9722513; Product type f : factor) — protein MLTPREIVSELDKYIIGQDQAKRSVAIALRNRWRRQQVPRDLRDEIAPKNIIMIGPTGVGKTEIARRLARLAESPFLKVEATKFTEVGYVGRDVESIVRDLAELAVNMAKKQEQEKVKSKARELAEERLLDMLLPKRKEEVREEEGEKEKILEVVRVDSAEKSSTREKLRRMLRDGKLDKRYVELEVQDTQLPMVEIFSSGGMEEMEFNIKEVFGNLFPAKKKKRRVKVPEALEILFQEESQRLIDMDKVIEQAVRMTEQNGIIFLDELDKVAGSESGYGPDVSREGVQRDLLPIVEGSTVITKYGMIKTDHILFIAAGAFNVSKPSDLLPELQGRFPIRVELDSLSEEDFYRILTEPRNALITQYRALLETEGIELHFEDDAIREIAYMANRVNEQMENIGARRLATIMEKLLDEISFEAPDMEENLVTITRETVSEKLADILEDENLSRYIL, from the coding sequence GTGCTCACGCCGAGAGAGATCGTTTCCGAGCTGGACAAGTACATCATCGGCCAGGACCAGGCCAAGCGCTCGGTGGCCATCGCGCTCAGGAACCGCTGGCGCCGCCAACAGGTGCCGCGGGACTTGCGTGACGAGATCGCTCCCAAGAACATCATCATGATCGGCCCGACGGGGGTCGGAAAGACCGAGATCGCCAGGCGGCTGGCCCGGCTGGCTGAATCCCCCTTTCTCAAGGTGGAGGCGACGAAGTTCACCGAGGTGGGCTACGTGGGCCGTGATGTGGAGTCCATCGTGCGCGACCTCGCCGAACTCGCCGTCAACATGGCCAAGAAGCAGGAGCAGGAAAAGGTCAAGAGCAAGGCCCGGGAGCTCGCCGAGGAAAGGCTTCTCGACATGCTGCTCCCCAAGCGCAAGGAAGAGGTGCGCGAGGAGGAGGGCGAAAAGGAGAAGATCCTCGAGGTGGTCCGCGTGGACAGCGCCGAGAAGTCCTCTACGAGAGAAAAGCTCCGCCGGATGCTGCGCGACGGCAAGCTCGACAAGCGCTACGTGGAGCTCGAGGTCCAGGACACCCAGCTTCCGATGGTGGAGATCTTCTCGAGCGGCGGCATGGAGGAGATGGAGTTCAACATCAAGGAGGTCTTCGGCAACCTCTTCCCGGCCAAGAAGAAGAAACGGCGCGTGAAGGTTCCGGAGGCCCTGGAGATCCTTTTCCAGGAGGAATCGCAGCGCCTGATCGACATGGACAAGGTCATCGAGCAGGCCGTGCGGATGACGGAACAGAACGGGATCATCTTCCTGGACGAACTCGACAAGGTGGCGGGGTCGGAGTCGGGCTACGGGCCGGACGTGTCCCGCGAAGGCGTGCAGCGGGATCTGCTGCCCATCGTGGAGGGCTCGACCGTCATCACCAAGTATGGGATGATCAAGACCGACCACATCCTGTTCATCGCCGCCGGGGCCTTCAATGTCAGCAAGCCCTCGGACCTCCTCCCGGAACTGCAGGGCCGGTTCCCCATCCGCGTGGAGCTGGATTCCCTCTCGGAGGAAGACTTCTACCGCATCCTGACCGAGCCCCGGAACGCCCTCATTACGCAGTACAGGGCCCTTCTCGAGACCGAGGGCATCGAGCTGCACTTCGAGGACGACGCGATCCGGGAGATCGCCTACATGGCCAACCGCGTCAACGAGCAGATGGAGAACATCGGCGCGCGTCGCCTGGCGACGATCATGGAAAAGCTCCTGGACGAGATCTCGTTCGAGGCGCCGGACATGGAGGAAAATTTGGTCACCATCACCAGGGAAACGGTGAGCGAGAAACTCGCGGACATCCTCGAAGACGAAAACCTGAGCAGGTACATCCTATGA
- the hslV gene encoding peptidase component of the HslUV protease (Evidence 2a : Function from experimental evidences in other organisms; PubMedId : 10368140, 10693812, 8244018, 9003766, 9013898, 9177170, 9257689; Product type e : enzyme), with protein MKDIRATTILAVRKDGHAVMAGDGQVTLGDTIMKHKANKVRPMYDDQVLVGFAGAAADAFNLFERLEGKLEEYRGNLTRAAVELAKDWRTDRILRRLEALLLAMDEEHTLIISGTGDVIEPDEAVAAIGSGGPYALAAAQALVQHSPLDAKTIAMESMKIAASICLYTNEQIIVHELQP; from the coding sequence ATGAAGGACATACGAGCGACAACGATCCTGGCGGTCCGCAAGGACGGCCACGCGGTGATGGCCGGGGACGGGCAGGTGACCCTCGGGGATACCATCATGAAGCACAAGGCCAACAAGGTGCGGCCCATGTACGATGACCAGGTCCTGGTCGGCTTCGCCGGCGCCGCGGCCGACGCCTTCAACCTGTTCGAGCGCCTCGAGGGCAAGCTCGAGGAATACCGCGGGAATCTCACCCGCGCGGCGGTCGAGCTGGCCAAGGACTGGCGGACGGACAGGATCCTGCGCCGCCTGGAGGCACTGCTGCTGGCCATGGACGAGGAGCACACCCTGATCATCTCGGGAACGGGCGACGTGATCGAACCGGACGAGGCGGTGGCCGCCATCGGCTCCGGCGGGCCCTATGCCCTGGCAGCCGCCCAGGCCCTGGTGCAGCATTCGCCGCTCGACGCGAAGACCATTGCGATGGAGTCGATGAAAATCGCTGCATCCATCTGCCTCTATACAAACGAACAGATCATCGTGCATGAACTCCAGCCCTGA
- the xerC gene encoding Tyrosine recombinase XerC: MSIGELKARFLDYLRDQKGYSLHTLRNYTIDLDQFIQFLAKEHSEGASGPAGRPSEAPQVEPDLLRRYVAEMHGRLKRSSMARKLSSIRSFYRFLERNGYLSENPAADLSSPRMEKRIPHYLPVDAMFRLLENAAVQTPLGLRDLAVLEVLYSCGLRVSELAGLNVGSLDVDERLVKVLGKGGKERIVPIGRQALRAVDRYLAATQTLRQGRWGDDRRAPLFVNARGGRLTARSVGRIVKRYALEAGLPSEISPHSMRHSYATHLLDGGADLRSVQELLGHASLSTTQRYTHVSLDKLMETYDKAHPRSR; this comes from the coding sequence GTGTCGATCGGGGAGCTGAAAGCGCGTTTTTTGGATTATTTGCGGGATCAGAAAGGCTACTCTCTCCATACCCTGCGAAATTACACGATCGACCTGGATCAATTCATCCAATTCCTGGCGAAGGAGCACAGCGAAGGGGCGAGCGGCCCGGCGGGCCGGCCATCCGAGGCCCCTCAGGTCGAACCCGATCTGCTGCGCCGCTACGTGGCTGAAATGCACGGCCGTTTGAAACGCTCCAGTATGGCGAGAAAGCTTTCGAGCATCCGGTCCTTCTACCGGTTCCTCGAGCGGAACGGATACCTGTCGGAGAATCCGGCCGCCGATCTTTCGTCGCCCCGGATGGAAAAGCGCATCCCCCATTACCTGCCGGTCGACGCCATGTTCCGGCTCCTCGAAAACGCCGCTGTACAGACCCCTCTGGGTCTGCGGGATTTGGCCGTTCTGGAGGTCCTTTACTCGTGCGGGCTCCGGGTCAGCGAACTGGCGGGGCTGAACGTCGGGAGCCTGGATGTTGACGAGCGCCTGGTGAAGGTCCTCGGCAAGGGCGGCAAGGAGCGGATCGTTCCCATCGGCCGTCAGGCCCTGCGTGCCGTGGATCGATATCTTGCGGCCACACAGACTCTCAGACAAGGGCGATGGGGGGATGACCGAAGGGCACCGCTCTTCGTCAATGCCCGGGGCGGGCGGCTTACGGCGCGGAGCGTTGGGCGGATCGTCAAACGCTATGCCCTCGAGGCCGGCCTGCCTTCGGAGATCAGCCCGCATTCGATGCGGCACAGCTACGCCACGCATCTTCTGGACGGCGGGGCGGATCTGCGGTCGGTTCAGGAACTGCTGGGCCATGCAAGTCTTTCCACTACCCAGCGCTATACGCATGTCAGCCTGGACAAGCTGATGGAGACCTATGACAAGGCGCATCCCCGGAGCCGCTGA
- a CDS encoding hypothetical protein (Evidence 5 : Unknown function), whose product MAHLCVPSSPAPLDLRRPFSGVESGPVAMRKAWCTPFRCTEGPCAAGWAYACKEWKSSLFRVKTNPFLSDSSGKG is encoded by the coding sequence ATGGCTCATCTTTGCGTCCCGTCTTCACCGGCTCCCCTCGATCTGCGTCGTCCCTTCTCCGGGGTGGAATCCGGGCCGGTTGCCATGCGAAAGGCCTGGTGCACCCCCTTCCGGTGCACCGAAGGCCCCTGTGCCGCTGGGTGGGCTTACGCCTGCAAGGAATGGAAAAGCAGCCTGTTTAGGGTGAAAACCAATCCATTTTTATCAGATTCATCAGGAAAGGGTTAA
- the fusA gene encoding Elongation factor G, with protein MERKSEQLRNVALIAHGGSGKTSLAEAILFNGKATTRLGRVDEGSSNLDFEPEEIKKGITISTAFHHCAWKKNIINLIDTPGDDNFLSDTKLCLQAADSAILVIDATAGVKIGTEKVWAFAEEQALPKVVFINKLDRERADFFKVLGEAEDILQAKMTPVFLPIGAEDQFSGIIDLIKMKAYLYSKDASGAFETVDIPADMADEAEEYREKMVENVVEVNDELMEKYLEGESLSAQEIEDTFIKGVNSGQVVAVLCGSATLNMGVPHLMNLIVQGLPSPIQRAPRKGTAPKTGDTVERAPSAEAPFSALVFKTIADPFAGKLSLIRVFSGTLEADSTVYNPIKDVKEKFGQLLLMEGKKQQPLEIVGPGDIVAIPKLKETTTGDTLCTEGDPIVYQPVQPLPAVISYAVEAKVQGSEDKLFSSLARLLEEDPTLRLERDQTTAEIILSGAGQIHLETTCDKLQRKFGVEVNLKPVKIPYRETIKKPVNKVIYRHKKQTGGRGQFAEVHFDVMPLERGSGFEFEEALVGMNVPRNFVPAVEKGLQEAIQKGTLAGAPVVDLKVRFFDGKSHEVDSSEMAFKIAAIMCLRKAVQDASPTLLEPIMKLEIVVPEEYMGDVMGDLNSRRGRVLGMDSEGRYQVIKAQVPMAEVLTYALDLNSLTGGRGTFRMEQSHYEEVPAQLADKIVAAFKTEE; from the coding sequence ATGGAGAGAAAATCGGAACAGCTTCGCAACGTCGCCCTGATCGCACATGGGGGTTCGGGGAAAACGTCTCTGGCCGAAGCCATCCTGTTCAACGGCAAGGCGACCACCCGGCTGGGCAGAGTGGATGAAGGCTCCTCCAACCTCGATTTCGAGCCGGAGGAGATCAAGAAGGGGATTACGATCAGCACCGCCTTCCACCACTGCGCCTGGAAAAAGAACATCATCAACCTCATTGACACCCCGGGTGACGACAACTTCCTCTCCGATACGAAATTGTGCCTTCAGGCCGCGGATTCGGCCATCCTGGTGATCGATGCCACCGCCGGCGTCAAGATCGGGACCGAGAAGGTCTGGGCGTTTGCCGAAGAACAGGCGCTCCCGAAAGTGGTTTTCATCAACAAGCTCGACAGGGAGCGGGCCGACTTCTTCAAGGTCCTCGGAGAGGCGGAAGACATCCTGCAGGCCAAAATGACCCCCGTTTTTCTCCCGATCGGCGCGGAGGATCAGTTCAGCGGCATCATCGATCTCATCAAGATGAAGGCCTATCTATACAGTAAAGACGCGAGCGGCGCGTTCGAAACCGTCGACATCCCGGCCGACATGGCCGATGAGGCGGAAGAGTACCGCGAAAAGATGGTCGAGAACGTCGTCGAGGTCAACGACGAACTGATGGAAAAATACCTGGAAGGGGAAAGCTTGAGCGCCCAGGAAATCGAAGACACCTTCATCAAGGGCGTCAACTCCGGGCAGGTGGTTGCCGTGCTGTGCGGATCGGCCACCCTCAACATGGGTGTCCCGCATCTGATGAACCTGATCGTCCAGGGGCTGCCCTCCCCGATTCAGAGGGCACCCAGGAAAGGCACCGCCCCGAAGACCGGTGACACCGTGGAGCGGGCCCCCTCGGCGGAGGCCCCTTTTTCCGCCCTGGTCTTCAAAACCATCGCCGACCCCTTCGCAGGAAAACTCAGCCTCATCCGGGTCTTTTCAGGGACGCTCGAAGCCGACAGCACGGTCTACAACCCCATCAAGGACGTCAAAGAGAAATTCGGACAGCTGCTGCTGATGGAAGGCAAGAAGCAGCAGCCCCTCGAGATAGTCGGACCGGGGGACATCGTCGCCATCCCCAAGCTCAAAGAGACCACCACGGGCGACACCCTCTGCACGGAGGGCGACCCGATCGTCTACCAGCCGGTGCAGCCGTTGCCGGCCGTCATCTCCTACGCCGTCGAGGCGAAGGTGCAAGGGAGCGAAGACAAGCTTTTCAGCTCACTTGCGCGCCTCCTGGAAGAAGACCCCACCCTTCGGCTCGAACGGGATCAGACCACCGCGGAGATCATCCTTTCCGGCGCGGGGCAGATCCACCTCGAGACCACCTGCGACAAGCTCCAGCGCAAGTTCGGCGTCGAGGTCAATCTGAAGCCGGTCAAGATCCCCTATCGGGAAACGATCAAAAAACCCGTCAACAAGGTCATCTACCGGCACAAGAAGCAGACCGGCGGCCGCGGGCAGTTCGCCGAAGTGCATTTCGACGTCATGCCCCTTGAAAGAGGTTCCGGCTTTGAATTCGAAGAGGCGCTCGTCGGCATGAACGTGCCCCGCAACTTCGTCCCGGCGGTCGAGAAGGGGCTCCAGGAGGCCATCCAGAAGGGCACGCTCGCCGGAGCGCCCGTCGTGGACCTGAAGGTGCGTTTCTTCGACGGAAAATCGCACGAAGTCGATTCATCCGAAATGGCCTTCAAAATCGCCGCCATCATGTGCCTGAGAAAGGCCGTCCAGGATGCCAGCCCCACCCTGCTCGAACCGATCATGAAACTCGAGATCGTGGTTCCGGAGGAGTACATGGGCGACGTCATGGGGGATCTCAACAGCCGGCGCGGCCGTGTACTCGGGATGGACAGCGAGGGGCGCTACCAGGTCATCAAGGCCCAGGTCCCCATGGCGGAGGTGCTGACCTACGCCCTCGACCTCAACTCGCTGACAGGCGGCCGCGGCACCTTCCGGATGGAGCAGTCCCACTACGAGGAAGTGCCCGCCCAGTTGGCCGACAAGATCGTGGCGGCCTTCAAGACAGAGGAGTAG
- a CDS encoding Molybdenum cofactor synthesis domain protein, translated as MQRTFQAGVLTISDKGSRGERVDESGEVVAGILEQSGFQVAKRSIVPDDVGRIRGTLTDWADNENLALVVTSGGTGLSPTDVTPQAMDAVLDYEVPGMAEAMRAASLRKTPHAMISRAKAGVRGSCLIVNLPGSPRGARENLEVLLPALPHALAKLQGDPSDCATA; from the coding sequence ATGCAGCGAACCTTCCAGGCCGGTGTCCTGACCATCAGCGACAAGGGTTCCCGGGGCGAGAGAGTCGATGAAAGCGGCGAAGTCGTCGCGGGCATCCTCGAGCAGTCCGGTTTTCAGGTCGCCAAACGGAGCATCGTCCCCGACGACGTCGGCCGGATACGCGGCACCCTCACCGATTGGGCCGACAACGAAAACCTCGCCCTGGTCGTCACCTCCGGCGGCACCGGCCTGAGCCCGACGGACGTAACCCCTCAGGCCATGGACGCTGTCCTCGATTACGAGGTCCCGGGCATGGCCGAGGCGATGCGGGCCGCCAGCCTCCGCAAGACCCCGCACGCGATGATCTCGCGCGCCAAGGCGGGCGTCCGTGGATCCTGCCTGATCGTCAACCTCCCCGGCAGCCCCAGGGGGGCCCGGGAAAACCTGGAGGTACTCCTCCCCGCCCTGCCACACGCCCTGGCCAAGCTGCAGGGCGACCCCTCCGACTGCGCCACGGCCTGA
- a CDS encoding exported hypothetical protein (Evidence 5 : Unknown function): protein MPCILRVLLICLIGILSAHGSIRAGENPWIPFEEKGAVVDRIQIEVGDVFDLDDPKENHWLGRTANFLHIDTRQRIIRKNLLFKEGEPVNARIIAETERLLRNLPYLIDAKIVPETNPDGTVTARVRVHDAWTIRVGGKFSDIGGDQDWRVRLGDVNLLGYGKQLFVSHGKDSERTTQQIFYTDPLLFNTRWVLDTAYENLSDGDLKLFRLERGFFEYTTPWAASFAFRDESRIHTLYDRDREIYNFRFNPQEISVGLWKLLRFRHRTAIRAGVEYRHIDKQYGELNQLSTPTFSAPELWDRTYSGPLLHFSLNQDRYGSFRNLKAVSVTENYNLGWDLEFAGGYFSSAFGSETDAGYFEASVEKGQRLTPESLFLVQATGHTRTESQGFRDALGSLRFTGYYQSWPFQTLAANLDLTGGYEMDPENMIYIGAEEGLKGYPSHFRAGDARWVFALEDRVILPWDLWGIVQIGFVAFAEAGAIRSPDGGGWSKIYADVGGGLRLGNLKSAFGRVILLTVAYPLVKEEEADGFQVLIGNEVRF, encoded by the coding sequence ATGCCTTGCATCCTGCGAGTCCTGCTCATCTGCCTCATCGGCATCCTGTCGGCGCACGGCTCGATTCGTGCGGGCGAAAATCCCTGGATCCCGTTCGAGGAAAAAGGCGCCGTCGTGGACCGGATCCAGATCGAAGTGGGCGATGTCTTCGATCTGGACGATCCGAAGGAAAACCACTGGCTGGGGCGGACCGCCAATTTCCTCCACATCGACACCCGGCAGAGGATCATCCGCAAGAACCTGCTCTTCAAGGAAGGGGAGCCCGTCAACGCCCGGATCATCGCTGAAACCGAGAGGCTCCTCAGAAACCTGCCCTATCTGATCGACGCCAAGATCGTGCCCGAAACCAATCCCGACGGCACGGTGACCGCCAGGGTGAGGGTGCACGATGCCTGGACCATCCGGGTGGGAGGAAAATTCAGCGATATCGGCGGGGACCAGGATTGGCGCGTCAGGCTCGGGGACGTCAACCTTCTCGGCTATGGCAAGCAGCTCTTCGTGAGCCATGGGAAAGACAGTGAACGGACCACGCAACAGATCTTCTACACCGATCCGCTCCTTTTCAATACGCGGTGGGTCCTTGACACCGCCTACGAAAACCTGTCGGACGGGGATCTCAAGCTGTTCCGCCTGGAAAGAGGCTTTTTCGAATACACGACCCCCTGGGCGGCCAGCTTCGCCTTTCGGGACGAGAGCAGGATCCACACCCTTTACGATCGGGATCGGGAAATCTACAACTTCCGCTTCAACCCGCAGGAGATCTCGGTCGGCCTCTGGAAGCTGCTCCGCTTCCGACATCGCACGGCGATCCGAGCAGGGGTCGAATACCGGCACATCGATAAACAGTATGGAGAGCTGAACCAGCTCTCCACGCCCACGTTCTCCGCCCCGGAGCTTTGGGACCGCACATACAGCGGCCCGCTCCTCCACTTCTCCCTCAACCAGGACCGCTACGGATCCTTTCGCAACCTCAAGGCCGTCAGTGTCACCGAAAACTACAACCTCGGCTGGGACCTAGAATTTGCCGGCGGTTACTTCTCGTCCGCCTTCGGAAGCGAAACCGACGCAGGCTATTTCGAGGCCTCGGTGGAAAAGGGGCAGCGCCTCACGCCGGAGTCCCTTTTCTTGGTGCAAGCGACAGGGCACACCCGAACGGAGAGCCAAGGATTCCGTGACGCGCTGGGGAGCCTTCGATTCACCGGCTATTATCAGTCATGGCCTTTTCAAACCCTGGCAGCGAATCTGGACCTGACCGGCGGGTATGAAATGGACCCCGAAAACATGATCTACATCGGTGCCGAGGAGGGGCTCAAAGGCTACCCCTCCCACTTCAGGGCGGGAGATGCACGCTGGGTGTTCGCGCTGGAAGACCGGGTCATCCTCCCGTGGGATCTGTGGGGGATCGTCCAAATCGGTTTCGTCGCGTTCGCCGAAGCTGGCGCCATTCGCAGCCCGGACGGGGGCGGATGGAGCAAGATTTATGCGGACGTAGGGGGAGGGCTGCGCCTCGGGAACTTGAAGAGCGCCTTCGGCCGCGTCATCCTCCTCACGGTGGCCTATCCCCTCGTCAAGGAAGAGGAGGCGGACGGCTTCCAGGTGCTGATCGGCAATGAGGTCCGGTTTTGA
- a CDS encoding CoA-transferase family III protein yields the protein MRPLTGCKVIEMAGLAPSPYCGMLLADFGADVVVVDRPTRGAPEIPHIMDRNPLDRGKRSIRVNLRDGAGKDIVRRMIEQGDVLLEPYRPGVMEALGLGPDEVFAWNPGIVYARLTGWGQTGPYANMAGHDIDYIAVSGALSLFRRKGEKPLPPCNLLGDFAGGGLLAAFGILLALIERGRSGKGQVVDAAMVDGASSLCTFLYGLMGHGLMRTEHGVNDLDGGAPYYQAYETADGRFMAVGALEERFYRVLLQKLGLDSEALPRQDDRSGWPLLQERFTAVFKTRTRDEWTAVFEGTDACVAPVLEPFEVGGHPHGKARELLIERRGLKQPAPAPRLSRTPGAAGEHPGPHGADTVEVMQDLGYTRLEIDELTRDGVVE from the coding sequence ATGCGTCCGTTGACGGGGTGCAAAGTGATCGAGATGGCGGGGCTGGCGCCCTCGCCGTATTGCGGGATGCTGCTGGCGGATTTCGGGGCCGATGTCGTGGTGGTGGACCGGCCGACCCGCGGGGCGCCCGAGATCCCGCACATCATGGACCGCAACCCTCTCGATCGGGGAAAGCGCTCGATCCGGGTGAATCTCCGGGACGGGGCCGGGAAGGACATCGTCCGGAGGATGATCGAACAGGGTGACGTCCTGCTCGAACCCTACCGCCCCGGGGTGATGGAGGCTCTCGGTCTCGGCCCCGATGAGGTCTTTGCGTGGAACCCCGGCATCGTGTATGCGCGCCTGACGGGATGGGGGCAGACGGGCCCCTATGCGAACATGGCCGGCCACGATATCGACTACATCGCCGTTTCGGGGGCCCTGTCCTTATTCAGGCGCAAGGGCGAAAAACCGCTTCCGCCGTGCAACCTCCTGGGCGATTTCGCCGGCGGAGGCCTCCTGGCCGCCTTCGGGATCCTGCTGGCGCTGATCGAGCGCGGCCGATCCGGAAAAGGGCAGGTGGTGGACGCGGCCATGGTGGACGGCGCCTCCAGCCTCTGCACGTTCCTTTACGGTCTCATGGGCCACGGCCTCATGCGGACGGAGCACGGGGTGAACGACCTCGATGGGGGGGCGCCCTACTACCAGGCCTATGAGACAGCCGACGGCCGATTCATGGCCGTTGGGGCGCTGGAGGAGCGGTTTTACCGGGTGCTGCTGCAGAAGCTCGGCCTGGATTCGGAGGCGCTCCCGCGCCAGGACGACCGATCCGGCTGGCCTTTGCTGCAGGAGCGGTTCACGGCGGTCTTCAAGACGCGGACGCGCGACGAATGGACGGCGGTGTTCGAGGGCACCGATGCATGCGTCGCCCCCGTCCTCGAACCTTTCGAGGTGGGGGGGCATCCGCACGGGAAGGCACGGGAACTGCTGATCGAACGCAGGGGCCTCAAGCAGCCCGCCCCGGCTCCGAGGCTTTCGAGGACGCCCGGTGCAGCGGGCGAACATCCTGGACCCCATGGGGCCGACACCGTGGAAGTCATGCAGGACCTCGGTTATACTCGTTTGGAGATCGATGAGCTGACCCGGGACGGAGTCGTCGAATAA
- a CDS encoding hypothetical protein (Evidence 5 : Unknown function), whose translation MTKKVTSIRLDTRLADEAAKILGVKSRTEAIHVALREIVALQKFKALMARHAGKLSFEGMDEQADPL comes from the coding sequence ATGACGAAAAAAGTGACATCCATCCGGCTCGATACCCGTCTTGCCGATGAAGCCGCGAAGATACTGGGTGTGAAAAGCAGGACGGAGGCCATTCACGTGGCCTTGAGGGAAATCGTCGCCCTGCAGAAATTCAAGGCCCTCATGGCGAGACATGCCGGGAAACTCTCCTTCGAGGGGATGGATGAGCAGGCTGATCCTCTTTGA
- a CDS encoding conserved hypothetical protein (Evidence 4 : Unknown function but conserved in other organisms): MSRLILFDSSVLIDHLRTGRHAERIETLSGLIRMSSVVLAELWRGATKTAERSFLKELERNHPVFTPTEKNWLESGHILAKIRADRGFSTGKLRDLHFDVLIALTARSHGAWLIHSNRQDFELIQQYHPFQQEIW, translated from the coding sequence ATGAGCAGGCTGATCCTCTTTGACAGCTCCGTTCTCATCGATCACCTCCGAACTGGGCGTCACGCGGAGCGGATCGAGACCTTGAGCGGGCTGATCAGGATGTCATCCGTGGTCCTGGCCGAATTGTGGCGCGGCGCGACAAAGACCGCCGAAAGGTCATTCCTCAAGGAGTTGGAGAGAAACCATCCCGTTTTTACACCCACAGAGAAGAACTGGCTTGAATCCGGTCACATCCTGGCCAAGATACGGGCCGATAGAGGTTTTTCGACGGGAAAGCTGCGCGACCTGCATTTCGACGTCCTGATCGCGTTGACGGCGAGATCCCACGGCGCCTGGCTGATCCATTCCAACCGGCAGGATTTCGAACTGATCCAGCAATATCATCCATTTCAACAAGAGATCTGGTGA
- a CDS encoding 2-phosphosulfolactate phosphatase (modular protein), which translates to MEIRRPEPSSCVGPGGGIRFSPGLEQVPEAMEYCRLLGMGWRPAAGWMALSSCCKMCAVPPGGDVAEQDRWPVLRMKVIRKRLADGARGARGTVVVIDVFRAFSCTPLFFYFGASKVMLEADPLRAVELKRFHPDAVLVGEVDEVPIEGGDMGNSPSRIIAEGARRFEGRTVIHRTTAGVTGVSLAAASADEVILGSFVTASAIAEYLKGLQLGEVTLVAMGDRALRPAPEDEACADYLEHLLNGTPYDPVKVFREVVFQPTAQKFLTRSRPYLPPEDPLFCLQRDLFDAVPIVAWDGDRLVVRPPGC; encoded by the coding sequence ATGGAAATCCGGCGCCCCGAACCTTCGTCATGCGTTGGGCCGGGCGGAGGAATCCGGTTCTCACCGGGTTTGGAGCAGGTGCCGGAGGCCATGGAATATTGCAGGCTGCTAGGCATGGGCTGGCGGCCTGCGGCCGGGTGGATGGCTTTGTCGTCATGCTGTAAGATGTGCGCCGTTCCACCCGGTGGCGATGTGGCGGAACAGGACCGGTGGCCGGTTTTGCGTATGAAGGTGATTCGAAAACGCCTGGCGGACGGGGCGCGGGGGGCGCGGGGCACGGTGGTCGTCATCGATGTGTTCCGGGCCTTTTCCTGCACGCCGCTCTTTTTCTATTTCGGGGCCTCGAAGGTCATGCTGGAGGCGGATCCCCTGAGGGCCGTGGAGTTGAAACGCTTCCACCCCGATGCGGTGTTGGTAGGGGAGGTCGACGAGGTTCCCATCGAAGGCGGGGACATGGGGAACTCCCCTTCCCGGATCATCGCCGAAGGCGCGCGGCGCTTCGAGGGCAGGACCGTCATCCACCGGACCACCGCCGGGGTGACCGGGGTGAGCCTGGCGGCGGCGAGCGCCGACGAGGTCATCCTGGGCAGCTTCGTAACAGCCTCGGCCATCGCGGAATACCTGAAGGGCTTGCAGCTCGGGGAAGTCACCCTCGTCGCGATGGGCGACCGGGCGCTCAGGCCCGCCCCGGAGGACGAGGCCTGCGCCGATTATCTGGAGCACCTCCTCAACGGCACCCCCTACGACCCGGTGAAGGTGTTCCGGGAGGTCGTTTTTCAACCGACGGCACAGAAATTTCTGACGCGATCGAGGCCCTATCTGCCGCCTGAGGATCCGCTCTTCTGCCTGCAGCGGGATCTGTTCGACGCCGTGCCGATCGTGGCGTGGGATGGGGACAGGCTGGTGGTCCGGCCTCCCGGGTGCTGA
- a CDS encoding hypothetical protein (Evidence 5 : Unknown function): MVFLAILGVILHVCLWGDLQVAFGQTVDFLDFGQKPSFSDGYHLSRGICCLDMVAFHRKTIGNT, encoded by the coding sequence ATGGTCTTTTTGGCCATTCTCGGCGTCATTCTGCACGTTTGCTTGTGGGGTGACCTGCAGGTCGCCTTTGGGCAAACGGTTGATTTCCTTGATTTCGGGCAAAAACCCTCATTTTCGGATGGATACCATTTAAGCCGTGGAATTTGCTGTCTTGATATGGTAGCGTTTCACCGGAAGACCATCGGAAACACGTGA